One window of Branchiostoma lanceolatum isolate klBraLanc5 chromosome 8, klBraLanc5.hap2, whole genome shotgun sequence genomic DNA carries:
- the LOC136440008 gene encoding large ribosomal subunit protein eL42-like: MVNVPKTRRTFCKKCKKHCNHKVTQYKTGKASLYKLGKRRYDRKQTGYGGQTKPIFHKKAKTTKKIVLRMECTDCRSKRMVSIKRCKHFELGGDKKRKGQMIQF, translated from the exons GTGAACGTACCGAAGACAAGGCGCACTTTCTGCAAGAAGTGCAAAAAGCACTGTAACCACAAAGTGACGCAGTACAAGACTGGCAAGGCTTCCTTGTACAAGTTGG GTAAGAGACGTTACGACCGGAAACAGACAGGTTATGGTGGTCAGACCAAGCCCATCTTCCACAAAAAG GCTAAAACAACCAAGAAGATCGTGCTGCGTATGGAATGCACTGACTGCAGGTCCAAGCGTATGGTGTCCATCAAGCGGTGCAAGCACTTCGAGTTGGGTGGTGACAAGAAGAGGAAG GGACAGATGATCCAGT